One window from the genome of Tachypleus tridentatus isolate NWPU-2018 chromosome 11, ASM421037v1, whole genome shotgun sequence encodes:
- the LOC143231574 gene encoding uncharacterized protein LOC143231574 — MHDSDTSRSSSPQREIHPAIHSTPYSGAAGITQTERKILQVLAELQQKVDINTGLLQTLLRGRPASTNSSINLSVWPQGLPALPLSTMDGFNTLNDKVMIQHNADAVVRKLSMRDGDSVDAVTRNVLTGLMTNSLASQFNWMGHERKKKTRRWDLSYHTKEGHIYNKFVTSH, encoded by the exons ATGCATGACAGTGATACAAGTAGGAGCTCCTCACCACAAAGAGAAATACACCCTGCCATTCACAGTACACCATATTCTG gtgCTGCAGGAATCACACAGACAGAAAGAAAAATTCTTCAGGTGCTAGCAGAGCTACAACAAAAAGTGGACATAAATACAGGCCTTCTGCAGACTTTGCTGAGAGGTCGGCCTGCCAGCACCAACTCATCCATAAATCTGTCTGTGTGGCCACAGGGTCTCCCAGCTCTGCCGCTTAGTACAATGGATGGGTTCAACACCCTGAATGACAAAGTTATGATTCAGCATAATGCAGATGCTGTC GTGAGGAAGCTAAGTATGAGGGATGGTGACAGTGTGGATGCTGTCACAAGAAATGTACTAACAGGTCTAATGACCAACAGCCTTGCCAGCCAGTTCAACTGGATGGGacatgaaaggaaaaaaaagacaaGACGATGGGACCTTAGTTACCATACCAAAGAAGGCCATATCTACAACAAATTTGTTACAAGTCATTAA